The following proteins are encoded in a genomic region of Magnolia sinica isolate HGM2019 chromosome 1, MsV1, whole genome shotgun sequence:
- the LOC131245425 gene encoding F-box/kelch-repeat protein At5g60570-like, with amino-acid sequence MFFSCSFEKPKRKREESDCKSGAMVSSQGCVLSQGLTPFNRGHGSFQTNWYLLAYMLVAQNGNLLKDVKKSIFDSEMYMTSWERLGLKKRKPAHKTQSGGDYDGQASNDCLLPGLHDDMALDCLAWTCRSDYPSLSCLSKRFKQLIGSGYLYKLRRQLGIVEHWVYLACSLMPWEAFDPVRQRWMRLPRMPCDDCFSSADKESLAVGTQLLVFGRELSGFAIWMYSLVARDWSRCPLMNIPRCLFGSSSHGEIAIVAGGSDRHGHVLKSAELYNSEMGFWEALPDMNLPRKLCSGFFMDGKFYVIGGMSSNADSLTCGEEYNLETRTWRRIRNMYPRGNRAAQSPPLVAVVNNQLYAADESTNEVKIYDKINNTWNVVRALPVRADSYNGWGLAFKACGDKLLVVGGRRGPEGEVIVLHSWGPERGGEPDWNVLAVRERAGAFVYNCAVMGC; translated from the coding sequence ATGTTCTTCAGCTGTTCCTTTGAGAAGCcaaaaaggaaaagggaagagtCCGATTGCAAATCAGGAGCTATGGTTAGTTCTCAAGGATGTGTGCTTTCACAGGGCCTCACTCCCTTCAATCGAGGGCATGGATCGTTTCAGACAAATTGGTATTTATTAGCTTACATGCTAGTAGCACAGAATGGGAACTTGCTAAAAGACGTTAAAAAAAGCATATTTGACAGCGAAATGTATATGACTAGTTGGGAACGTTTAGGGTTAAAGAAGAGAAAACCGGCACATAAGACACAATCTGGAGGCGATTACGATGGTCAAGCATCAAATGACTGTCTCCTCCCTGGTCTTCACGATGACATGGCACTAGATTGCCTTGCCTGGACCTGTAGATCGGATTACCCCTCACTTTCTTGTCTGAGTAAAAGGTTCAAACAGTTAATTGGTAGTGGATATCTTTACAAATTAAGGAGACAGCTGGGAATAGTCGAACATTGGGTATACTTAGCCTGCAGTTTAATGCCTTGGGAAGCTTTCGATCCTGTAAGACAGAGATGGATGAGGTTACCTAGGATGCCGTGCGACGACTGTTTTTCTTCTGCGGACAAGGAGTCTCTTGCGGTAGGGACTCAATTGCTTGTTTTCGGTCGAGAATTATCAGGATTTGCAATATGGATGTACAGCTTGGTAGCACGTGATTGGTCTAGATGCCCGCTGATGAACATACCACGCTGTCTGTTTGGTTCTAGCAGTCATGGGGAAATTGCTATTGTTGCTGGGGGGAGTGATAGGCATGGCCATGTTTTAAAATCTGCTGAGCTGTACAATTCTGAGATGGGTTTTTGGGAAGCTTTGCCCGACATGAACCTACCAAGGAAATTGTGTTCTGGCTTTTTTATGGATGGGAAATTCTATGTCATAGGAGGCATGTCAAGTAATGCAGATTCTTTAACTTGTGGCGAGGAGTATAACCTTGAGACAAGGACGTGGAGGAGGATAAGAAATATGTATCCACGTGGCAATAGAGCAGCGCAGAGCCCTCCTCTGGTTGCTGTTGTAAATAATCAGCTTTATGCTGCTGACGAATCTACAAATGAGGTTAAGATATATGATAAGATAAATAATACGTGGAACGTTGTGAGGGCACTGCCGGTCAGGGCTGACTCCTATAACGGTTGGGGTCTAGCGTTCAAGGCGTGCGGTGATAAATTATTGGTGGTTGGTGGACGTAGAGGGCCTGAAGGTGAAGTTATTGTGCTGCACTCTTGGGGTCCTGAGCGTGGTGGAGAACCCGATTGGAATGTGCTTGCTGTCAGGGAACGAGCGGGAGCTTTTGTATACAACTGTGCAGTAATGGGTTGCTGA